One region of Effusibacillus lacus genomic DNA includes:
- a CDS encoding PIN domain-containing protein has product MFFADTNFLVSYFAGDSNSHHAERVMEEIEAGKIRLIIPVGVIQECCHIFEKAERFALPKEKIANTLIPFLLTSGIEAEDRDVVVAALRKFHEKNVDFMDAYLAARSSASGVPIVSFDKDFKKLDCQVYNPQKDKVGR; this is encoded by the coding sequence ATGTTCTTCGCAGACACAAATTTTTTGGTAAGCTATTTTGCAGGTGATTCTAACTCGCATCATGCAGAAAGGGTCATGGAAGAGATTGAAGCTGGGAAAATCAGGTTAATTATCCCAGTTGGTGTGATTCAGGAGTGTTGTCATATCTTTGAGAAGGCAGAGCGTTTTGCACTTCCCAAAGAGAAGATTGCAAATACCTTAATCCCCTTTCTGCTGACCTCAGGAATCGAAGCAGAAGACCGAGATGTTGTAGTGGCAGCGCTCCGAAAATTCCATGAGAAAAACGTGGATTTCATGGATGCGTACCTTGCAGCTCGTTCTTCTGCTTCTGGTGTTCCAATTGTATCATTCGATAAAGATTTCAAGAAGTTGGATTGCCAAGTCTACAACCCTCAAAAAGACAAGGTGGGACGATAA
- a CDS encoding transglycosylase domain-containing protein, whose protein sequence is MIDKPNLTEDTWTGSEPLAAPKQSPARTVEAHSLPTAMQDRVRRRKTLLIRLGLYFAAVTFLSGFLLYLYMRFAPLPASDLTTHSRIVSADGALLADLLNNGQNRVRVDIREVPQDLQNATIAIEDAQFYQHSGLNLRGIARALYVNLKNRELIEGGSSITQQLAKVMYLSHDRTWSRKFREMLLTIQLETRYSKQEILELYLNAVYYGHGANGVGTAAKIYFNKSATDLNLAESALLAGIPKGPTFFSPFSDQNKAKERQQQVLQAMVRHGYITQEQADAAYKQNLHFAEKKDIQNGAAPYFTRYATWSAINLHGVPEEELYRSGLTLQTTLDLHMQKAAEAAIQKHLPQVPGLQAALVALDPKTGHIKAMVGGRDFSQSSFNRVLATRQPGSSFKPFVYLSALENGASPVRMVKSEPTTFNYEKDKYYEVKNFNDQYAYDYITMREAIRKSDNVYAVATIMEITPQQVIETARRFGIESELKPYPSLALGVFPVSPLEMAKAYAALANGGTLLEPTAIRQVVNAYGREIYHRERASQQAANPQNVFILTDLMKSVFEPGGTAARVAPSVANRVVAGKTGTTDTDAWMAGYSPNLVAVVWVGYDKNHLLNTRESYAAAQIWGEFMKTALENTPASDFERPEGLLELTIDPTTGMLATPNCPQVQREFFRIGTEPTDECTEHPASGFNLDILNPEQGKSGIKKFWKWFRGGTD, encoded by the coding sequence ATGATCGACAAACCGAATCTGACAGAAGATACCTGGACCGGGTCGGAGCCGTTGGCAGCGCCCAAACAGTCCCCAGCTAGGACGGTGGAGGCACATTCCCTGCCAACCGCCATGCAGGATCGCGTCCGCAGAAGAAAGACCCTGTTGATCCGATTGGGGCTTTATTTTGCTGCCGTTACTTTTCTATCCGGTTTCCTTCTTTATTTATACATGCGCTTTGCACCGCTGCCCGCAAGCGACTTGACCACGCATTCCCGAATTGTCTCCGCCGATGGGGCACTGTTGGCCGATCTGCTGAACAACGGGCAAAATCGGGTCCGAGTGGACATTCGTGAAGTGCCGCAAGACCTGCAGAATGCCACCATTGCCATTGAAGATGCCCAATTCTACCAGCACAGCGGGTTGAATCTGCGCGGAATCGCCCGGGCGCTCTATGTCAACTTGAAAAACAGGGAACTGATTGAAGGCGGTTCCTCCATTACTCAACAGCTGGCGAAGGTGATGTACCTTTCCCACGACCGCACCTGGTCGCGGAAATTTCGTGAGATGCTGCTCACCATCCAACTGGAAACCCGTTACTCCAAGCAGGAAATCCTGGAGTTATACCTGAATGCCGTCTACTACGGCCACGGCGCCAACGGGGTCGGAACGGCTGCCAAGATCTATTTCAACAAATCAGCGACGGATCTCAATCTGGCAGAGTCGGCCCTGTTGGCGGGAATCCCGAAGGGCCCGACCTTCTTCTCCCCCTTCAGCGACCAGAACAAGGCGAAAGAACGGCAGCAGCAAGTCCTGCAAGCCATGGTGCGACACGGCTACATCACGCAGGAACAGGCAGATGCGGCCTATAAGCAGAATCTCCATTTTGCCGAAAAAAAGGACATTCAGAACGGTGCGGCTCCCTACTTTACCCGGTACGCCACCTGGTCGGCCATCAACCTGCACGGGGTTCCTGAGGAGGAATTGTACCGGAGCGGGCTGACCCTGCAGACTACCCTGGATTTGCACATGCAGAAAGCGGCGGAAGCGGCCATCCAGAAACATCTGCCGCAGGTTCCCGGATTGCAGGCGGCACTGGTGGCGCTGGATCCCAAAACCGGCCACATTAAAGCGATGGTCGGCGGACGGGACTTCAGCCAGTCTTCCTTTAACCGGGTGCTGGCGACCCGGCAGCCCGGCTCCTCGTTCAAGCCCTTTGTTTACCTTTCCGCACTGGAAAACGGAGCGTCACCGGTCCGTATGGTCAAGAGTGAACCGACCACCTTCAACTACGAGAAAGACAAGTATTATGAAGTGAAAAACTTCAATGACCAATACGCCTATGACTATATAACCATGCGGGAAGCCATCCGCAAATCCGACAATGTCTACGCGGTGGCAACCATCATGGAAATCACTCCGCAGCAAGTGATCGAAACGGCAAGGCGATTTGGCATCGAAAGCGAACTGAAACCCTATCCTTCCCTGGCTCTTGGCGTGTTCCCCGTCTCTCCTCTGGAGATGGCCAAGGCATATGCCGCACTGGCCAATGGCGGAACGCTCCTGGAGCCTACAGCAATCCGGCAGGTAGTGAATGCCTACGGCCGCGAAATCTACCATCGGGAAAGGGCGTCTCAGCAAGCGGCCAACCCGCAGAACGTGTTCATACTGACCGATCTTATGAAAAGCGTCTTTGAGCCGGGGGGAACAGCGGCCCGGGTTGCGCCATCCGTTGCCAACCGCGTCGTGGCAGGAAAAACCGGGACCACCGATACGGATGCCTGGATGGCGGGATACTCCCCCAACCTGGTGGCAGTGGTTTGGGTGGGATATGACAAAAACCATCTGCTGAACACAAGAGAATCCTACGCGGCAGCCCAGATCTGGGGAGAATTCATGAAGACGGCCCTGGAAAACACACCGGCAAGCGATTTCGAACGTCCGGAAGGACTGTTGGAGCTTACTATTGATCCTACAACCGGGATGCTGGCTACACCCAACTGTCCTCAGGTACAACGGGAATTCTTTCGGATTGGAACCGAACCAACAGACGAATGCACCGAACATCCGGCCTCGGGCTTCAATCTGGACATCCTGAATCCGGAACAAGGAAAGTCCGGTATCAAAAAGTTCTGGAAATGGTTCCGCGGGGGAACCGACTGA
- a CDS encoding pyridoxal phosphate-dependent aminotransferase: protein MAFGLSDRIKAIAPSPTLAIDAKTKELVAQGVDIINLSVGEPDFGTPEPAAQAAIEAIKQGFTKYTAVPGINDLRKAIAKKLKDENGLDYEMDDIIVSNGAKHSLYNAFMAILNPGDEVILPAPYWVSYPEMIRLAEGEPVVIATDESTGFKITPEMLKQAITPKTKALLLNSPSNPTGAVYSPEDLKALAEVMEQHEFYVISDEIYEKMVYGVEQMSIASVSEAMKKRTILVNGFSKAFAMTGWRVGYIAADRAIVKAMTSFQSQTTSNPASISQKAALKALDAFDPNVIEAFRKRLDYVMKRLEEMPLIKCIRPQGAFYVFPNVADIIGKSYKGTKIDSANTFATLLLEKANIALVPGEGFGAPNNIRISYAVSDENLAKAMDRLEGFLKEVE, encoded by the coding sequence ATGGCATTTGGATTATCTGATCGGATCAAGGCGATTGCCCCGTCACCCACGCTGGCCATTGACGCGAAGACCAAGGAATTGGTGGCGCAGGGTGTCGACATTATCAATTTGAGCGTAGGGGAGCCGGACTTTGGCACTCCTGAACCCGCTGCACAGGCAGCGATCGAAGCAATCAAGCAGGGATTCACCAAATACACAGCGGTGCCGGGCATCAACGACCTGCGCAAAGCCATTGCCAAGAAGTTGAAGGACGAGAACGGCCTGGATTACGAGATGGATGACATTATCGTGTCCAACGGCGCGAAGCACTCTCTTTACAACGCTTTCATGGCCATTCTCAACCCGGGGGACGAAGTGATCCTACCGGCCCCTTACTGGGTGAGTTACCCGGAAATGATTCGCCTGGCGGAAGGCGAACCGGTGGTCATCGCAACCGACGAATCGACCGGCTTCAAGATCACGCCGGAGATGCTGAAACAAGCGATCACACCCAAAACAAAAGCGCTGCTGCTCAATTCGCCGAGCAACCCGACGGGTGCCGTTTACTCTCCGGAGGATCTGAAGGCGCTGGCGGAAGTGATGGAACAGCATGAGTTCTATGTCATATCGGACGAAATCTACGAAAAAATGGTCTACGGCGTAGAACAGATGTCGATAGCATCCGTGTCGGAAGCCATGAAGAAGCGGACCATTCTGGTTAACGGATTCTCCAAAGCGTTTGCCATGACAGGCTGGCGCGTGGGATATATCGCCGCTGACCGTGCCATCGTGAAAGCGATGACCAGTTTCCAAAGCCAGACTACATCCAATCCCGCTTCCATTTCCCAGAAGGCGGCGCTGAAGGCTCTGGACGCGTTTGACCCCAACGTCATTGAAGCGTTCCGCAAACGTCTGGACTATGTGATGAAGCGGCTTGAGGAGATGCCGCTGATCAAGTGCATCCGTCCGCAGGGCGCATTCTATGTGTTCCCGAACGTGGCGGACATCATTGGCAAGTCCTACAAAGGGACGAAGATTGATTCGGCCAATACCTTTGCCACCCTGCTTCTGGAGAAGGCCAACATCGCCCTGGTTCCGGGCGAAGGCTTTGGCGCCCCCAACAACATCCGCATCTCCTATGCGGTGTCTGACGAGAATCTGGCGAAAGCGATGGATCGTCTGGAAGGATTCCTGAAAGAGGTCGAATAA
- a CDS encoding AbrB/MazE/SpoVT family DNA-binding domain-containing protein: MLTTKVSSKGQIVIPSDIRKAIKLEEGDTVTLEILGEGKVLLRPVKMKPLKSLRGALAPKDGIGVELDYKALRNEAWQAVADKKRSRKEE; the protein is encoded by the coding sequence ATGCTAACAACCAAAGTATCTTCAAAAGGCCAAATCGTGATTCCGTCGGATATCCGTAAGGCAATTAAATTAGAGGAGGGAGATACTGTTACATTAGAAATCTTGGGGGAAGGAAAAGTACTATTGCGACCAGTCAAAATGAAGCCTTTGAAGTCGCTGCGCGGCGCATTAGCTCCCAAAGATGGAATCGGTGTGGAACTGGATTACAAAGCACTTCGTAACGAGGCATGGCAGGCAGTGGCGGATAAGAAACGTTCCAGAAAGGAAGAGTGA
- a CDS encoding SIR2 family NAD-dependent protein deacylase, producing the protein MAEVAEVGIKQLARWLQESGYTVVLTGAGMSTESGIPDFRSKSGWWRNIDPGTVASIEALERHYPLFHEFYSTRIKALSTIQPHQGHLILADWERHGLVRCVATQNVDGLHQAAGSENVLELHGSIRSVRCQGCDNPALMDDFLAKKPCPTCGGRLRPNVVLFGEMLPEDAWNEALANITRADLVLVIGTSLQVYPVNQLPSVTRGRIAILNAEATDMDSMFDLVIHGKAGQTLKSIDELLKTGNT; encoded by the coding sequence ATGGCGGAGGTGGCGGAGGTGGGGATTAAGCAATTGGCACGATGGCTTCAAGAGTCCGGTTATACGGTTGTGCTTACGGGGGCTGGCATGTCGACGGAGAGCGGCATCCCCGATTTTCGATCAAAAAGCGGCTGGTGGCGGAATATCGACCCGGGAACAGTTGCGTCAATTGAAGCTCTCGAGCGACACTATCCCCTTTTTCACGAGTTTTACAGCACCCGAATCAAAGCCCTCAGCACCATTCAACCTCATCAAGGGCATCTGATTCTTGCAGACTGGGAGCGACACGGCCTGGTTCGTTGCGTAGCCACCCAGAATGTGGACGGACTGCACCAGGCAGCCGGAAGCGAAAATGTCCTGGAACTGCATGGTTCCATCCGGTCGGTTCGCTGCCAAGGGTGTGACAATCCAGCACTCATGGACGATTTCCTGGCCAAGAAACCCTGTCCCACCTGCGGCGGGCGTTTGCGGCCAAATGTGGTCCTGTTCGGGGAGATGCTGCCGGAAGACGCGTGGAACGAGGCCCTTGCAAATATCACCCGGGCCGATCTGGTGCTTGTTATCGGCACCAGTCTCCAGGTCTACCCCGTCAACCAGCTTCCCTCCGTAACCCGTGGGCGAATTGCCATCCTCAACGCAGAAGCCACCGACATGGACTCCATGTTTGACCTTGTGATACACGGCAAGGCGGGGCAGACGCTGAAGTCGATTGATGAGTTGCTTAAGACAGGAAATACTTAG
- a CDS encoding sensor domain-containing protein, translating into MTTAVYLLGSLLLYFAVTGYLDKRKAERALQSSENRFLGLLHYANDMIFIYEVSPDYEPKLIEVNSRACEKLGYSRQELMALPSLKIFAPECVIPMDEVKQQLSSKGEATYEWIFFTKQNTRIPVETNLRYVVSNNQKMLLAISRDISDRKLTEKVLRESDEKYYTIIENLKDGYYEVDIYGNFTFANSSLCNMLGYKEDELIGLNHRNYTDEENAKKLLHAFNRVFVTGEPVKSMEFEYHTQKGKQGESRVAEISVSLIKDVYDQPVGFRGIVRDITDKKRAKLQLEESEQRYKSIVENNSDAIYSVDLYGKLLTVNPAAEKLTGYHAKELCNRNMIELVVPEDVEKAITHFNKAKAGDPQDYEVSVIHNEGQILQIHVKNVPIVVNNRIVGVYGIARDVTARNKAIETINHMAYHDILTDLPNRRFFQEQLRVGLQHAKAQGEKLAVVFLDLDRFKVINDTYGHGAGDRLLQIIADRLQDCRGDNEVVARMGGDEFTLLIPGIKEAEDALGTVQRVFRALKEPIFINGLEVHITTSIGIAVYPNDGEDAETLMKHADSAMYRAKEQGKNNYQFFAPVLSSDWVQWLTLENDLRKALERKEFKIYYQPQISIRTGRVIGLEALIRWHHPEKGLISPAQFIPLAEETGLIVPIGEWVLWEACRQNREWQDAGYAKMRIAVNTSARQFQQGNLAQTVQNVLRETGLDPRWLELELTESAAMHQAENVIDILQQIKKLGVSISIDDFGTGYSSLNYLKRFPVDFLKIDQTFVHDINQDSDDAVIVNAMIAVAHSLNLKVVAEGVETQEQLDFLKQRRCDVVQGYFFSKPVPGEEIESMLKSMKSKKGTHV; encoded by the coding sequence GTGACCACTGCTGTATACCTGTTGGGCTCCCTGCTGCTTTATTTTGCCGTTACCGGCTACCTGGACAAGCGCAAAGCGGAGCGAGCGCTTCAATCCAGTGAAAACCGGTTTCTGGGGTTGCTTCATTATGCCAACGATATGATCTTTATATATGAGGTTTCTCCCGACTACGAGCCGAAACTGATTGAGGTGAACAGCCGGGCCTGTGAGAAACTGGGATACTCCAGGCAGGAGTTAATGGCGCTGCCGTCGTTGAAGATCTTCGCCCCCGAATGTGTCATTCCAATGGACGAAGTCAAGCAACAATTGTCGTCAAAAGGGGAGGCCACTTACGAATGGATCTTCTTCACCAAGCAGAATACAAGAATTCCGGTAGAGACGAATCTCCGGTATGTGGTATCCAATAACCAGAAGATGCTGCTGGCAATCTCCCGCGACATCTCAGACCGGAAGCTTACGGAGAAAGTTCTCCGGGAGAGTGACGAAAAGTACTATACGATCATTGAGAATCTGAAAGACGGTTACTATGAAGTCGATATCTATGGGAACTTCACATTCGCCAATTCCTCCTTATGCAACATGTTGGGGTATAAGGAGGATGAACTGATAGGGCTGAATCACCGGAATTATACCGATGAAGAGAACGCCAAGAAGCTCTTGCACGCCTTTAACCGGGTATTTGTAACGGGTGAACCTGTGAAAAGCATGGAGTTCGAGTATCATACCCAAAAGGGGAAACAAGGGGAGTCCCGGGTTGCTGAGATTTCGGTGTCTTTGATTAAGGATGTCTACGATCAACCGGTTGGTTTCCGTGGGATCGTCCGTGACATTACCGACAAGAAAAGGGCCAAGCTGCAATTGGAAGAGAGTGAACAGCGGTACAAATCGATTGTCGAGAACAACTCGGACGCGATTTACTCAGTGGATCTGTATGGCAAATTGCTGACGGTCAACCCTGCAGCGGAGAAACTTACCGGGTACCATGCGAAAGAACTGTGCAACCGGAACATGATCGAATTGGTAGTACCGGAAGACGTGGAAAAAGCAATCACCCACTTTAATAAAGCCAAGGCAGGCGACCCCCAGGATTATGAGGTGTCTGTCATTCACAATGAAGGACAGATATTGCAAATTCACGTCAAGAATGTACCGATTGTGGTGAACAACCGGATTGTTGGGGTTTATGGAATTGCAAGGGATGTTACCGCCCGCAACAAGGCAATCGAGACCATCAACCACATGGCCTATCACGACATACTGACCGATTTGCCCAACCGTCGCTTCTTCCAGGAACAGTTGCGGGTGGGGCTGCAACATGCCAAGGCACAAGGGGAAAAATTGGCCGTTGTATTTCTCGACCTCGATCGCTTCAAAGTCATTAACGATACTTACGGTCACGGAGCGGGGGATCGCTTGCTGCAAATCATTGCGGATCGTCTGCAGGACTGTAGGGGTGACAACGAAGTTGTGGCGCGAATGGGCGGGGACGAATTCACTCTGTTGATTCCGGGCATCAAGGAAGCGGAAGATGCGTTGGGCACTGTTCAGAGGGTCTTCCGGGCACTGAAAGAACCGATTTTTATCAATGGATTGGAGGTTCATATCACAACCAGCATCGGGATTGCGGTGTACCCCAATGACGGCGAGGATGCGGAGACGTTGATGAAGCATGCGGACTCTGCCATGTACAGGGCCAAAGAACAGGGAAAGAACAATTACCAATTCTTTGCTCCGGTTCTCAGCTCTGACTGGGTTCAATGGCTGACATTGGAGAACGATCTGCGCAAAGCGCTGGAACGCAAAGAATTCAAGATCTATTACCAGCCTCAGATCAGTATTCGAACAGGCCGTGTTATTGGGCTGGAAGCCCTTATCCGCTGGCATCACCCGGAGAAGGGCTTGATATCTCCCGCCCAGTTCATTCCTCTTGCGGAAGAGACGGGCTTGATTGTCCCCATTGGGGAATGGGTTCTGTGGGAAGCCTGCAGACAAAACCGGGAGTGGCAGGACGCAGGATATGCAAAAATGAGGATTGCGGTCAACACGTCGGCCCGCCAATTCCAACAGGGCAACCTGGCCCAAACGGTGCAAAATGTCCTGCGGGAAACCGGGCTGGATCCCCGCTGGCTGGAGCTGGAGCTTACGGAGAGCGCAGCCATGCACCAGGCGGAAAATGTCATTGATATTCTGCAGCAGATAAAGAAGCTTGGGGTCTCCATTTCCATCGACGATTTCGGCACCGGGTATTCTTCACTGAACTATCTCAAACGGTTCCCGGTGGATTTTCTGAAGATCGATCAAACCTTTGTCCATGATATCAATCAGGACTCAGATGATGCCGTCATTGTCAATGCCATGATTGCGGTGGCTCACAGCCTGAATTTGAAAGTGGTGGCGGAAGGAGTGGAAACCCAGGAACAGCTGGACTTCCTGAAACAACGGCGATGTGACGTTGTACAGGGGTATTTCTTCAGCAAACCGGTCCCGGGCGAGGAAATTGAATCCATGCTGAAGAGCATGAAAAGCAAAAAAGGCACGCACGTGTAA